A stretch of bacterium DNA encodes these proteins:
- a CDS encoding RloB family protein, translating to MTALRRRFYRPTGTRPLRKLYVIASEGDKTEPQYFDYFRKLEGIALKILPSRDDSSPEAILRKLKAHLRKEKYERPYEAWLVVDMDRWPERQLENAYNWTQNAPGYNYLAVSRPLFEYWLLLHFENAAGVSTKTECCRKLKRYLQNYSKSNFDMAKLIPGIPEAITRAKANDTPPCERWPEHAGTTVYRLVEKLLSS from the coding sequence ATGACAGCTTTGAGAAGGCGGTTCTACCGTCCAACTGGTACAAGACCATTAAGAAAATTGTATGTCATTGCCTCTGAAGGTGACAAAACAGAACCTCAATACTTTGATTATTTCAGAAAGTTAGAGGGTATAGCTCTAAAAATACTCCCAAGCCGAGACGACAGTTCGCCTGAAGCCATTCTTAGAAAGCTTAAGGCACATTTAAGAAAAGAGAAATACGAAAGGCCTTATGAAGCCTGGCTGGTTGTAGATATGGATCGTTGGCCAGAACGACAGTTAGAGAATGCATATAATTGGACTCAAAATGCACCAGGATACAATTACCTCGCGGTCAGCCGACCTCTATTCGAATACTGGCTGTTGCTCCATTTTGAAAACGCGGCCGGGGTTTCAACAAAAACGGAATGTTGCAGAAAACTGAAAAGGTATCTTCAAAATTACTCTAAAAGTAATTTCGACATGGCGAAATTGATTCCTGGCATTCCAGAAGCGATTACAAGAGCTAAAGCCAACGACACCCCACCTTGTGAAAGGTGGCCGGAACATGCCGGAACCACAGTCTACCGCTTAGTAGAAAAACTCCTTTCCTCTTAA
- a CDS encoding SGNH/GDSL hydrolase family protein, with the protein MRNTWLALFLLTALTVCTARAEFFIQDGDVVCFWGNSITDYGIYPRMIENYVVTRHPDWNVKFFNLGWGGDRTMNVGRLRRDIQLCKPTKVCVMLGMNDGEYKPFDPKTLSVYLDSLKTELAIFHENSNPQIMLISATPYDLRVRLEQVSGRVEDTKALGTLFYPEVLQRYSWELGRLAGLEGCRYVDLNAAFMRHNREVGLADGSFVLTAEGVHPNIDGEFEMGCVILEGMGACDLVAATTIDAAAGTVKQQEGATVEAVKAAAGGLSFTRKAACLPAPAYPSTRALTQRILEWPDKLNSDLLKVEGLAAGWYSLEIDGKPIDILPASDLAAGVNLSRYPNTPQMLQAMKVLEAGEKRMAAFYTRWRRVLLEGVGSPRDFTPFKTGVITEALEKDEAAAYAEQHALNKPVAQAYAIKPVKSPAPQPSQFVPASAFLGNLVKVHIQVEAAAVPGFKPPFSLRGNFTYAPQYQWGILESKGYYADIPVLLYDDGTHGDKLAGDGVWSLDMFMRKDSGKLAFGLHDGAYEHLYWNPIERGYYMNPWCEKITVAWDKLLGGKGDDWLGWVDLSKDQSFVWDQAALAKAVAQGLIEK; encoded by the coding sequence ATGCGAAACACCTGGCTGGCCCTGTTTCTTCTGACCGCCCTCACAGTCTGCACCGCCCGGGCCGAGTTTTTCATCCAGGACGGGGACGTGGTCTGTTTCTGGGGCAACAGCATCACCGACTACGGCATCTATCCGCGGATGATCGAGAATTATGTTGTGACACGCCACCCCGACTGGAACGTCAAGTTCTTCAACCTGGGCTGGGGCGGCGACCGCACCATGAACGTGGGACGCCTGCGCCGCGACATCCAGCTCTGCAAGCCGACCAAGGTCTGCGTGATGCTGGGCATGAACGACGGCGAGTATAAGCCGTTCGACCCCAAGACCCTGAGCGTCTACCTGGACAGCCTCAAGACCGAGCTGGCCATTTTCCACGAGAACTCGAACCCCCAGATCATGCTGATCTCGGCCACCCCTTACGACCTGCGCGTGCGCCTGGAGCAGGTCAGCGGCCGGGTGGAGGACACCAAGGCCCTCGGCACCCTGTTCTACCCCGAGGTCTTGCAGCGCTACTCCTGGGAGCTGGGCCGTCTGGCCGGCCTGGAGGGCTGCCGCTACGTGGACCTGAACGCGGCTTTCATGCGGCATAACCGGGAGGTCGGGCTGGCGGACGGCAGTTTCGTGCTCACGGCCGAGGGCGTGCACCCCAACATCGACGGCGAGTTCGAGATGGGTTGCGTGATCCTCGAGGGCATGGGCGCGTGTGACCTGGTGGCCGCCACCACGATCGACGCAGCCGCCGGAACGGTCAAGCAGCAGGAGGGGGCCACGGTCGAGGCGGTGAAGGCCGCCGCGGGCGGGCTCTCTTTCACCCGCAAGGCCGCCTGCCTGCCCGCTCCGGCCTATCCCTCCACCCGCGCGCTGACCCAGCGCATCCTGGAATGGCCGGACAAGCTGAACAGCGACCTGCTCAAGGTGGAGGGCCTGGCTGCAGGCTGGTACAGCCTGGAGATCGACGGCAAGCCGATTGACATCCTCCCGGCCTCTGACCTGGCCGCCGGGGTCAACCTCAGCCGCTACCCGAACACCCCGCAGATGCTGCAGGCGATGAAAGTGCTCGAGGCGGGCGAGAAACGCATGGCCGCGTTCTACACCCGCTGGCGCCGGGTGCTGCTGGAGGGTGTGGGCAGCCCGCGCGATTTCACTCCGTTCAAGACCGGCGTGATCACCGAGGCCCTGGAAAAGGACGAGGCCGCGGCCTACGCCGAGCAGCACGCCCTGAACAAGCCCGTGGCCCAGGCCTATGCCATCAAACCGGTCAAGTCCCCGGCCCCGCAGCCGTCGCAGTTCGTCCCGGCCAGCGCGTTCCTGGGCAACCTGGTCAAGGTGCACATCCAGGTGGAGGCCGCCGCTGTGCCCGGGTTCAAGCCGCCGTTCAGCCTGCGGGGGAATTTCACCTACGCGCCCCAGTACCAGTGGGGCATCCTGGAGTCCAAGGGCTACTATGCCGACATCCCGGTGCTGCTGTACGATGACGGCACCCACGGGGACAAGCTGGCCGGCGACGGGGTCTGGTCGCTGGACATGTTCATGCGCAAGGACTCGGGCAAGCTGGCATTCGGGCTGCATGACGGGGCCTACGAGCACCTGTACTGGAACCCCATCGAGCGCGGGTATTACATGAACCCCTGGTGCGAGAAAATCACGGTCGCCTGGGACAAGCTCCTGGGCGGAAAGGGTGATGACTGGCTCGGTTGGGTCGACCTGTCCAAGGACCAGAGCTTCGTCTGGGACCAGGCCGCCCTGGCCAAGGCCGTGGCCCAGGGTCTGATCGAAAAGTAA
- a CDS encoding LysE family translocator encodes MTVSSSLALALAVFIFAVIPGPGVFATVSRALSSGFRHSLAVIGGIICGDIVYLLFALFGLSALAGVLGRLFFLVKLLGGGYLIWLGVHLLLNSGKLLTDKNNRSGMSGGFFHGLLVSLSNPKVILFYCGFLPAFLDFNALGAFDILLVGFIVPAALASGLSLYALAARSAGAFLVRGTAAAWTNRVAGSVLIAAGAMIALRD; translated from the coding sequence ATGACCGTCTCCTCCTCCCTGGCCCTGGCCCTGGCAGTCTTTATTTTCGCTGTCATTCCCGGCCCTGGAGTGTTCGCCACCGTATCACGTGCCCTCAGCTCAGGTTTCAGGCACTCGCTGGCCGTGATCGGGGGGATCATATGCGGGGATATTGTCTATCTTCTGTTCGCCCTGTTCGGTCTTTCGGCCCTGGCCGGGGTGTTGGGGAGACTTTTTTTCCTGGTCAAGCTGCTGGGGGGTGGTTATCTGATCTGGCTGGGAGTGCACCTGTTGCTGAATTCCGGTAAGCTCCTTACTGATAAAAATAACCGCTCCGGAATGTCCGGCGGCTTTTTCCACGGCCTGCTGGTCTCTCTCTCCAATCCTAAAGTAATTCTTTTCTACTGCGGTTTCCTGCCCGCGTTCCTCGATTTCAACGCGCTGGGTGCGTTCGATATCCTCCTGGTGGGCTTTATCGTGCCCGCCGCCCTGGCCTCTGGGCTTTCGCTCTACGCTTTGGCAGCCCGAAGCGCGGGCGCGTTCCTGGTCCGGGGCACTGCCGCAGCCTGGACCAACCGGGTGGCGGGTTCGGTGCTGATCGCGGCCGGGGCCATGATCGCGCTCCGGGACTGA
- a CDS encoding glycosyltransferase family 9 protein, with the protein MHLTGRQGPVERVESVLVLRFSSMGDIILTTPVLRAMRAHWPGARIVYVTKACFAPLLKGNRTVDEIFILEEPGRREELERLAESLSVRHWDILADLHHSLRSRILRKKIPARSKVFLSKPYLNRSLLVYARLDLYGPEPAPMPWQYAAALAGLGLELDNGPCELHPDEEDLYLFRSALPPGWMEAGPFLALAPGAAWPTKRWPAERFAAAAAALCDRHGFSAVLLGGGPEAQDCELVRASLGPERCVNLAGRLPLMASAAALSRARLLISNDTGLMHMATAVGTPVAAVFGPTTRHFGYFPYRATSRVVEIPLWCRPCTHNGRQRCPLGHFRCMRDIQPERVIVAAEELLIGTTLNPGAGA; encoded by the coding sequence ATGCATCTAACGGGGCGGCAAGGGCCAGTGGAGCGGGTGGAGAGTGTCCTGGTACTGCGGTTCAGCTCGATGGGGGACATAATCCTCACCACTCCGGTGCTGCGGGCCATGCGCGCGCACTGGCCCGGGGCGCGGATTGTCTATGTGACCAAGGCGTGTTTCGCCCCTCTTCTCAAGGGCAACCGGACGGTGGATGAAATTTTTATCCTGGAGGAGCCGGGGAGACGGGAGGAGCTTGAGCGTTTGGCCGAAAGCCTTTCAGTCCGGCACTGGGACATCCTGGCCGACCTGCACCACAGCCTGCGCAGCCGTATCCTGCGCAAAAAAATCCCGGCCCGGAGCAAGGTATTTCTTTCCAAACCCTACCTCAACCGCAGCCTTCTGGTCTACGCCCGTCTGGACCTCTACGGCCCGGAGCCCGCACCGATGCCGTGGCAGTACGCCGCCGCGCTGGCCGGCCTGGGCCTGGAGCTGGACAACGGCCCCTGCGAGCTGCACCCGGATGAAGAAGACTTGTATCTTTTCCGCTCGGCGCTCCCGCCGGGCTGGATGGAGGCGGGCCCGTTCCTGGCCCTGGCCCCGGGGGCGGCCTGGCCGACCAAGCGCTGGCCCGCCGAGCGTTTCGCCGCAGCCGCGGCGGCGCTCTGCGACAGGCACGGCTTTAGCGCCGTGCTCCTGGGCGGCGGGCCGGAGGCTCAGGACTGCGAGCTGGTCCGGGCGAGCCTGGGCCCGGAGCGCTGTGTCAACCTTGCGGGCAGGCTGCCGCTCATGGCCTCGGCCGCGGCGCTCAGCCGCGCGAGGCTCCTCATCTCCAACGACACCGGCCTCATGCACATGGCCACCGCAGTGGGCACGCCGGTGGCGGCTGTTTTCGGGCCGACTACGCGCCATTTCGGCTATTTCCCCTACCGCGCCACCTCACGGGTGGTCGAGATCCCGCTCTGGTGCCGTCCCTGCACCCATAACGGCCGCCAGCGCTGCCCTCTGGGTCATTTCCGCTGCATGCGCGACATCCAGCCGGAAAGGGTGATCGTCGCAGCCGAGGAGCTTCTTATTGGTACTACCCTGAACCCCGGAGCCGGAGCATGA
- a CDS encoding dockerin type I repeat-containing protein, whose protein sequence is MRVLAAAVLLLFTPLLAAGQGYTLVEHPRILVNKARLPELARRAHAGGMLSEDYAPLKNEADRIVAEETFNDLDDVWHRPMDMLAACLVYLVERERGNDSAYVYARAVKHTWQKWEAQHNFREGLLFSNLGPGHFGSFAIAYDWIYDYLTPEERKSYGDALGSWLSYYTNSATITLLYGDWLYNQTWGPEHLNTPNCRDGITPKLLVALALSGAGTAREDDCKSFLDDWYTKIPRDCMPLFDMMGGVWSESMGHGIYANVQTTPWAFEAWRTATGQDWFQLGEPTTFLKDLNRWAVFLTVPFNNRTAYIDDNASPGDLPNTMKNVAPILGARYRDPVANWVASSWQRGRWPEEWFSSNTIFRFVPYDENVTPVSPGQAGWELSHLFEGAGHVYLRSQWDNPDATWAFFGAGPLYAGHSRDDEGHFLIAKKGWLVLRAGGTGHNDDDYYAGGSMPFNIVTVYDSKEQFRRTEKPSDGGTDNPNDGGLIRRVYTGRTDTGGQRQERGHITAYSHNLRYTYAAADLRDAYSRSKLNEITRQFLYLRGEHEFFVIFDRVESTSADFPKTWFLHLPTCPTLDGAESVEVADHVLHYSGAKVSTWLSDPCRTDQAVLSSGRSRAFLSTLLPANAAITVRGGAGYDYWGNPHNPAGRKNFTGSATSNPPQVPWRLEVEPPAAATRDLFLHVLEVADEGQATPAPVELLQNDGQTVVFRITPASGQPVEVRFNSQGDLGGSVQFVGGQAEILPSSPQTDGQTGFRHDVNRDGRVGMADALALILRVMSGDSDQALDFNGDGKVGLGDVVALVRFLGEAGAPGSGPYLAVK, encoded by the coding sequence ATGCGTGTTCTGGCTGCCGCTGTACTGCTCCTTTTTACTCCGCTGCTGGCCGCGGGCCAGGGCTACACCCTGGTCGAGCACCCGCGTATCCTGGTCAACAAGGCCCGCCTTCCCGAACTGGCCCGGCGCGCCCACGCCGGCGGGATGCTGAGCGAGGACTACGCCCCGCTCAAGAACGAGGCCGACCGGATCGTGGCCGAGGAGACTTTCAACGATCTGGACGATGTCTGGCACCGTCCGATGGACATGTTAGCCGCCTGCCTGGTCTATCTGGTCGAGCGCGAGCGGGGCAACGACAGCGCCTATGTCTACGCCCGGGCGGTAAAACATACCTGGCAGAAATGGGAAGCCCAGCACAACTTCAGAGAGGGCTTGTTGTTTTCCAACCTCGGTCCTGGGCATTTCGGCAGCTTCGCGATCGCCTATGACTGGATCTACGACTACCTCACCCCAGAGGAGCGCAAGAGCTACGGCGATGCACTCGGCAGTTGGCTGTCCTATTACACGAATTCGGCCACGATCACCCTTCTTTACGGCGACTGGCTGTACAACCAGACCTGGGGCCCCGAACACTTGAACACGCCCAACTGCCGGGACGGGATAACGCCCAAGCTGCTGGTGGCTCTGGCCCTGTCAGGGGCGGGCACGGCGCGGGAGGATGACTGCAAAAGTTTCCTGGATGACTGGTACACCAAAATCCCGCGGGATTGCATGCCCCTGTTCGACATGATGGGCGGTGTGTGGTCCGAGAGCATGGGCCACGGGATCTATGCCAACGTGCAGACCACGCCCTGGGCTTTCGAGGCCTGGCGCACCGCCACGGGCCAGGACTGGTTCCAGCTCGGGGAGCCCACCACGTTTCTCAAGGACCTCAACCGCTGGGCCGTGTTTCTGACCGTCCCGTTCAACAACCGCACCGCCTATATCGACGACAACGCCAGCCCGGGCGACCTGCCGAACACCATGAAGAACGTGGCCCCGATCCTGGGGGCGCGCTACCGTGATCCGGTGGCCAACTGGGTCGCCTCCAGCTGGCAGCGCGGCCGCTGGCCCGAGGAGTGGTTCAGCTCCAACACCATCTTCCGCTTCGTGCCCTACGATGAGAACGTGACACCGGTCTCCCCGGGCCAGGCCGGCTGGGAGTTGTCGCACCTGTTCGAGGGCGCGGGCCATGTCTACCTACGCAGCCAGTGGGACAACCCGGACGCCACCTGGGCCTTTTTCGGCGCCGGGCCGCTCTATGCCGGGCACTCGCGGGACGACGAGGGCCATTTCCTGATCGCCAAAAAAGGCTGGCTGGTGCTGCGGGCCGGAGGAACCGGGCACAACGACGACGACTACTACGCCGGTGGATCGATGCCCTTCAACATCGTCACGGTCTATGATTCCAAGGAGCAGTTCCGCCGCACCGAAAAACCCTCGGACGGCGGGACGGACAACCCGAACGACGGTGGGTTGATCCGGCGGGTCTACACCGGCCGCACCGACACGGGCGGCCAGCGCCAGGAGCGCGGGCATATCACCGCCTACAGCCACAACCTGCGCTATACCTACGCCGCCGCCGACCTACGCGACGCCTACAGCCGGAGCAAGTTGAACGAGATTACCCGTCAGTTCCTCTACCTGCGCGGCGAGCATGAGTTCTTCGTGATCTTCGACCGGGTGGAGTCCACCAGCGCCGACTTTCCCAAGACCTGGTTCCTCCACCTTCCCACCTGTCCCACGCTGGACGGCGCCGAGAGCGTGGAGGTGGCGGACCACGTGCTGCATTACAGCGGGGCCAAGGTCAGCACCTGGTTGAGCGACCCCTGCCGCACGGACCAGGCTGTGCTGTCGAGCGGTCGCTCCCGGGCGTTCCTGAGCACCCTTCTTCCCGCCAACGCCGCGATCACGGTGCGCGGCGGCGCGGGCTACGATTACTGGGGCAACCCGCACAACCCGGCGGGACGGAAGAATTTCACCGGCAGCGCCACATCCAATCCGCCCCAGGTGCCTTGGCGCCTTGAGGTGGAGCCACCCGCCGCGGCCACCCGCGACCTGTTCCTCCACGTGCTGGAGGTGGCGGATGAGGGCCAGGCCACACCCGCCCCGGTGGAGCTTCTTCAGAACGACGGGCAGACAGTGGTGTTCCGTATCACTCCGGCCTCGGGCCAGCCGGTGGAGGTGCGTTTCAACAGCCAGGGCGACCTGGGCGGCAGTGTCCAGTTTGTCGGCGGCCAGGCGGAAATCCTGCCCTCCTCGCCCCAGACCGATGGCCAGACCGGGTTCCGTCACGATGTAAACCGCGACGGCCGCGTGGGAATGGCCGATGCACTGGCCCTGATCCTGCGGGTCATGTCCGGGGACAGCGACCAGGCGCTCGATTTCAACGGGGACGGCAAAGTCGGGTTGGGCGATGTGGTGGCCCTGGTGCGGTTCCTGGGTGAGGCGGGAGCGCCGGGTTCCGGGCCGTACCTGGCCGTAAAATGA
- a CDS encoding glycosyltransferase family 9 protein, which translates to MRLLSGSSYLDRLLIFEKHGRDRGPAGVLRAALHLRTEKFDLVLCPHRSFRSAMLLALAGIPERVGFDASQGRWLYTRLAHRDSAAHETRRNLELLAPLGVNPSGLSTHPFLPVTGEEANHVFGMLGVGLPKGPGPLVLVAPGSVWGTKRWPPARFAELIDSLYESYTARVLLAGGPADRGAADSVLERVKAPCFDLVGRTDLRLLAALVRKADLVVCGDSAPMHIAWAFDKPTVAIFGATTPELGFAPLSERCLVVQVSGLECRPCSAHGPQTCPLGHFRCMREITSQMVLDACDKALALAPAR; encoded by the coding sequence GTGCGCCTTCTTTCGGGGAGCAGCTACCTGGACCGTCTGCTGATTTTCGAGAAACACGGGCGCGACCGCGGGCCGGCCGGGGTCCTGCGCGCGGCGCTCCATCTGCGGACCGAGAAGTTCGACCTCGTTCTCTGCCCGCACCGCAGTTTCCGCAGCGCCATGCTTCTGGCCCTGGCCGGCATCCCCGAGCGGGTGGGGTTCGATGCCAGCCAGGGGCGCTGGCTTTACACGCGCCTGGCCCATCGTGACAGCGCCGCCCACGAGACACGCCGAAACCTGGAGCTTCTGGCCCCGCTGGGGGTAAACCCCTCCGGCCTCTCCACCCATCCGTTCCTGCCCGTGACCGGCGAGGAGGCCAACCATGTGTTCGGGATGCTGGGCGTGGGCCTGCCCAAAGGGCCGGGCCCGCTGGTCCTGGTGGCCCCAGGCTCGGTCTGGGGCACCAAGCGCTGGCCGCCCGCGCGTTTCGCCGAGCTGATCGACAGCCTGTACGAAAGCTACACGGCGCGCGTTCTCCTGGCCGGCGGGCCAGCCGACCGCGGGGCCGCCGACTCGGTCCTGGAGCGGGTCAAAGCGCCCTGCTTCGACCTGGTCGGCCGCACCGACCTGCGCCTTCTGGCCGCCCTGGTGCGCAAGGCCGACCTGGTCGTCTGCGGCGACAGCGCCCCGATGCATATCGCCTGGGCTTTCGACAAGCCCACGGTGGCCATTTTCGGCGCCACCACGCCCGAGCTGGGATTCGCCCCCCTGTCGGAGCGCTGCCTGGTGGTGCAGGTGAGCGGCCTGGAGTGCCGCCCCTGCTCGGCCCACGGCCCCCAGACCTGCCCGCTGGGGCATTTCCGCTGCATGCGGGAGATCACGTCCCAAATGGTCCTCGATGCCTGCGACAAGGCCCTCGCCCTGGCCCCGGCACGCTGA
- a CDS encoding response regulator: MSNDLSKKILWVDDEVELLRSQIIYLQQRGYLVETAANGEDALELLRAVNVDLILLDEQMPGKRGIETLGEIRQIAPGVPVVMVTKSEEEDLMDLAIGQQVDDYIVKPVNPNQVLSVCKRLLEGSRIRHQRTAQDFVSRFRELEERRTGMFTWRDWAETYSELITWEGRLAESGEKGLAGLLDQLKHQWRRDFSGYVTSSYLNWPWAARDNRPLLSVDVVEEFVVPPARTGSPVIFIIVDCLRLDQWFHIAPMVYELFDIQLKHYFSILPTATPYARNAIFSGYFPLEIVQKFPQYWQVGSDDEGSLNQYELELLTAQLERLGLDPRIPPRYEKVFTKEDGSRLVKKIPSLMQRGVTALVFNFIDILTHGRSESEILMEIAPNELAYKELILSWFRHSSLYGVLQEAARQGVTVVLTSDHGSVHCSRPVTVFAKRDASTNLRYKFGDNISSEEPVTFLVRDAERAKLPYLGINVHYMFATEDYYFVYPTKLREYQSRYFGSFLHGGISPEEMILPVAIMTPR, translated from the coding sequence ATGTCAAACGATTTATCTAAAAAGATACTGTGGGTGGATGACGAGGTGGAGCTGCTGCGCAGTCAGATAATCTACCTCCAGCAGCGCGGCTACCTGGTGGAGACCGCGGCCAACGGCGAGGACGCCCTCGAGTTGCTGCGTGCGGTGAATGTGGACCTTATCCTTCTCGATGAGCAGATGCCGGGCAAGCGCGGGATCGAGACCCTGGGCGAGATCCGCCAGATCGCCCCCGGTGTGCCGGTGGTCATGGTGACCAAGAGCGAGGAGGAGGACCTGATGGACCTGGCCATCGGCCAGCAGGTGGATGACTATATCGTGAAGCCGGTCAACCCCAACCAGGTGCTCTCTGTCTGCAAGCGCCTCCTCGAGGGCAGCCGCATCCGCCACCAGCGCACGGCACAGGATTTCGTCTCCCGGTTCCGCGAGCTGGAGGAGCGCCGCACCGGCATGTTCACCTGGCGTGACTGGGCCGAGACCTACTCCGAGTTGATCACCTGGGAGGGCCGTCTGGCCGAAAGCGGTGAAAAAGGCCTGGCTGGCTTGCTCGATCAGCTCAAGCACCAGTGGCGGCGCGATTTCTCGGGCTATGTCACCAGTAGCTATCTCAATTGGCCTTGGGCGGCGCGCGACAATCGGCCGCTGTTGAGCGTGGACGTGGTCGAGGAGTTTGTCGTGCCCCCGGCACGCACCGGCAGTCCGGTGATTTTCATCATCGTCGACTGCCTGCGCCTGGACCAGTGGTTTCATATAGCCCCCATGGTGTACGAGCTGTTCGACATCCAGCTCAAGCACTATTTCTCGATCCTGCCCACTGCCACGCCCTACGCGCGCAACGCCATTTTCAGCGGCTATTTCCCGCTTGAGATCGTGCAGAAATTCCCCCAGTACTGGCAGGTGGGCTCGGATGACGAGGGCAGCCTGAACCAGTACGAGCTGGAGCTTCTCACCGCCCAGCTCGAGAGGTTGGGCCTCGACCCGCGTATCCCGCCGCGCTACGAGAAAGTGTTCACCAAGGAGGACGGGTCCCGGCTGGTCAAAAAAATTCCCTCCCTGATGCAGCGCGGGGTGACCGCCCTGGTGTTCAATTTCATCGACATCCTCACCCACGGCCGCTCGGAGAGCGAAATCCTGATGGAGATCGCGCCCAACGAGCTGGCCTACAAGGAACTGATCCTCAGCTGGTTCCGTCACTCCAGCCTCTACGGGGTGCTGCAGGAGGCCGCCCGTCAGGGGGTGACAGTGGTGCTCACCTCCGATCACGGCAGCGTGCACTGCTCGCGCCCGGTCACCGTGTTCGCCAAGCGGGACGCCTCGACCAACCTGCGCTACAAGTTCGGCGACAATATCAGCAGCGAGGAGCCGGTGACATTCCTGGTGCGGGATGCCGAGCGGGCCAAGCTGCCCTACCTCGGGATAAACGTGCACTACATGTTCGCCACCGAGGACTACTATTTCGTCTACCCGACCAAGCTGCGGGAATACCAGAGCCGCTATTTCGGCAGTTTCCTGCACGGCGGTATCTCGCCCGAGGAGATGATCCTCCCGGTGGCGATCATGACCCCCCGTTGA
- a CDS encoding AAA family ATPase yields the protein MLISFEVENWMSFRDKVTFSMVASREKRHGERIPRVGKYPLRILPIAAFFGGNASGKTNLFKALSFSKHLVTKGTNINSLIEIKPFRLDPAYNDKISSFRFELLIDEIVYCFYFELTRDRIIKEYLSMISSTREEHLYDRDGSEVVFSKSLLDNDSLKYAFKGTRDNQLFLTNSVNQKIDIFKPVFNWFDKSLLLIGPDDRFGPFEQFIQDNNPLFPFVNVNLARLDTGIDHLGAAEEFTLKSSDLPEKAVQSLEEKLKEGQSLSLPPFSNNRYIVTRKKGQLVVTKLVAFHKRKDGSEIQFETDQESDGSNRILDLLPAFLYLSEKDSKGVFFIDEIDRSLHTILVRRLIETYLGACSPESRSQLVFTTHDVLQMDQNLLRRDEMWVLERNLDGVSSLLALSDYKSDYKVRFDKDIRKMYLQGRFGGVPRLLLSGQLARCEKVGSSDRGEE from the coding sequence ATGCTCATATCGTTTGAAGTAGAGAACTGGATGTCATTCCGGGATAAAGTGACTTTTTCGATGGTGGCGAGCAGAGAGAAACGGCATGGAGAGAGAATTCCAAGAGTTGGGAAATATCCTTTGAGAATACTACCCATTGCGGCGTTTTTTGGTGGCAATGCTTCGGGAAAAACAAATCTATTCAAAGCATTAAGCTTTTCAAAACATCTTGTAACAAAAGGGACCAATATAAATAGTTTGATAGAAATTAAACCTTTTCGGCTTGACCCTGCTTATAATGATAAAATATCCAGTTTCAGGTTTGAACTCCTAATAGATGAAATTGTTTATTGCTTCTATTTTGAGTTAACCCGAGATAGAATAATTAAAGAATATTTATCGATGATATCAAGCACTCGCGAAGAACATCTCTATGATCGAGATGGATCGGAAGTGGTTTTTTCTAAAAGCTTATTAGATAATGACTCTCTTAAATACGCATTCAAAGGCACTCGAGATAACCAGCTTTTCTTGACAAATTCTGTTAACCAAAAAATCGATATTTTTAAGCCTGTTTTCAACTGGTTTGATAAATCTTTGCTTCTCATTGGTCCAGATGATCGCTTCGGGCCGTTCGAGCAATTCATCCAAGACAATAATCCGCTTTTCCCTTTTGTCAATGTCAATTTGGCGCGATTGGATACAGGAATAGATCATCTTGGAGCAGCGGAAGAATTTACATTGAAGAGTTCTGATTTGCCGGAAAAAGCAGTGCAATCTTTAGAAGAGAAATTAAAGGAGGGACAATCCTTGAGCTTACCTCCTTTCTCAAACAACCGGTATATTGTCACTCGAAAAAAAGGTCAACTTGTAGTAACAAAATTAGTAGCTTTTCACAAGCGAAAAGATGGAAGTGAAATTCAATTTGAGACTGACCAAGAATCAGACGGTTCAAATAGAATTCTTGATTTGTTGCCAGCTTTTCTATATTTGTCTGAAAAAGATTCAAAGGGTGTATTTTTCATTGATGAGATAGATAGGAGTTTGCATACTATCCTTGTACGTAGGCTTATTGAAACCTATCTTGGAGCTTGTTCTCCGGAAAGCCGTTCTCAACTGGTCTTTACCACTCACGATGTCCTACAAATGGATCAAAATCTTTTGCGCAGAGATGAAATGTGGGTTCTCGAAAGAAACCTTGATGGAGTTTCCTCATTATTGGCTCTGTCTGATTATAAGTCTGATTATAAAGTAAGGTTTGATAAAGATATCAGGAAAATGTACTTGCAGGGTAGATTCGGCGGGGTGCCGCGTCTACTGCTAAGTGGTCAATTGGCTCGTTGTGAAAAGGTCGGCTCCTCGGATAGGGGAGAAGAATGA